The genomic segment aagcagcagctgagggAGAGTCAGGCTGAAGTGACCCAGCGAGCTGGAGAGATGGTGGCCCTGAGAGGCCAGCTGAAGGAGCTCAATGCCCAGCTGAGGGAGCGAGAGGAGGCCATGCTGGGCCTGAAGGACTCCTATAGCAGCAAGAGTCTGGAGCTGGAGAAGTGTGAGGGAGAGCTGAGGAGGACTCTGTCAGAGGTAGGTTTTCAATTACACTTTGATTAATGCTCATAGCAAAGGACTTAACATTTACTATTAGTCAGGTTCAGATTTCTTAAATGGCATTGCAACCAAAACATAGGTATTCATGGTCCCACAATCCAGTATACAGAGCACATAAAATCACCTTTAAGTGTCTTTGATTAAATCCTGTCACTGTAAGAGTTGAGATATGATGGTAATGTGTTGTGTATAGGAGTTTTTAagtgaacaaaaaacaaatttggTGAAAAACAGTGGTCATACATCACCcaaaaaatgtatgaaaccTACCACCAAGCTATAGGACATAAAGCTCACATTATTCTAGGCCTATGATGAAAATCTTGTGTAGTTGCAAGGAATGGCACCAAAAGCTTTAGAGGGGTCTATGGAGAGAGCAACACAATGCTGATCACTAACGCAGTCAAAATAGAGTTTACAACAAGTGAGATTGCAGGATTGGGATGCTTACCACTAAATCTAGATTGTTGAGCGTTTAATCTTCGAAATCCTTCTGATTGATTCCAAAAACTTGGCGAGGAGACTGGGACAAACTGGGGATTGGGTAACGTTATATATTACAGCTGcgacatttctttttcctttgtgcTGTATGAGCTCATAAGCAGCTCACacatattatatgtatatatgctgtGTAATACATTACCAAAGAGGCAGCAAGTTTAAGAGCAATATTCATCTTTTGTTAAGTACAATTTacaatttatgtatttatcaCAAGCTCTTATCTAGGGCAACTTACTATTCatgcaacagtaaaataagtgaaaattCCTTAAGCATCAACAGAAAAGAGTGCCACGAAAACACTCAACATTAATCAAAAGAATTATGGACTTAAGTTCATAAGCAAgtttaaatttaatattttaatataaaatgatgtCAGACAACAGATTTAATATGGTAATTGCCAGGACTAAGTGGATTACTCTACCACTATCCATCAAGGCCCACTACTTTTTCTACTAAAGTCTCACCTGATTCAACTGACCAACAAATGACAGTATAATTATCCATCACTGCTATCAGCTGTATAATCCCATCTTGAGTGTGCCTATGTATATGTGCATACAAGTGCATGCCTGTAATCATGCATGTATGAACAACGAACGCAGCTggatgtgtatttgtttgaatgtttttacacATTATCCGTATTTATGTATATAACTATGTACAGTGTTTATGCCCAATGTTTTTATGTccagttttgttcttttattctattttaatgAAGGATACACCTTGTGTGTCACTGAGAAACTTATAATACTGACTTGATTGGACTTGACGTACCCAGAAATATTGAAAGTGAAATACTGAATGATATTTTCTTGTGATATATATTTTCCTTTCCACAGGTGTCCATCCTCAGAGAGAAGCTGGGTGTTTTTGAGGCAGAGGTGCTTAGTTTAAAGCGAGCTCTGAGTGAAGCGAGCAGAGGAGTAGAAGTTGTGATGAGCCCTAACTTAGCTGCTGCAGGGCTATTGCCACCCTGGGGAATTGTTCACTGCACACGTAACCCCTCTGACTCCTCAACCAACTCCCTCACACCCACATCTGACACCCTGCTGAGTCTTCAGAGTGATGAAGCCAAAGCCCAGAGGCAGGAAGCTCAGAGACAGGAGAGGCAGCAACGCGAAGAAGCTCAATGGCGCGACGTGCAGCAGCGGCAAGATGCCCACATGCAGCAGGACATCCGAATGCGTCAGGATGCCCAAATCCGACCAGAGGCCCAACTCCGCCAGGAGGCCCAGCTTCGTCAGGAGGCTCATCTCCGCCATGAAGCCCAAATCCGTCAAGAGGCCCAACTACGCCAAGAAGCACAGCTGCGTCAAGAGGTACAGCTCCGTCAGGAGGCCCAGCTCTGCCATGAGGCCCAAATGCGCCAAGAGGCCCAGCTACGTCACGAGGCCCAACTCTGCCAAGAGCAACTGCGTCAGGATGCCCACCAGCCACAGCGAGTCCAGGAGGGTCACTGGGATGAAGCAGGGGAGCTGCGCAGGCAACTAGAGCAGCTGCAGGCCGCATTGCGCCTGGAGCGGCAGCAACGGGAACGTCAGGCCCTCAACTTCGACCAGGAGCGACACACCTGGCAGGACGAGAAAGAACGGGTTTTAAAATACCAGgcacagctgcagctcagctatgtggaaacactgcagaaGAACCAAGCTTTGGAAAAACGCATGAGCCAGTTGGGAGCTAAACCAACCACAAcgtccaccaccaccactattaccactaccaccaccacctcccccaCCTCTTCCAACtcttcacctccaccaccagccctctcacctctgtctcctcagcCCACACCCACTATCTCTGGCCCTATCGCCCTCACCATATCCCCTCCTTGTGAAGACCAGAAGGgccctccttctctccaccaGCTTGCCCCTCCCTGGGCTGGACCCTCACGCCTGGAGAGGATAGAGTCCACTGAGATATAGAGACAGCTCCATGAAACGAATTGTCCAGTTCAATACACTCACAGTGATGAGGCCTCTCACACAAAACCACTTCAGCATACAgttgaaaaacatttcagtctaCAATAGAATAAATCAGCTCAGTCTGACATACTTTTCAAAGCAACTATAGACACTAAACAGCAACAAAGGCCGACCCAACATTATCAGTAACAAGCAGATCATCTGAACTGGAAGTTGAACCACATTCAATCTATCAGTGATTTTATCAACCTCCTAAACAGCCTTTCTCTCACTAGTTGAACACTATGACATCGTACATTATCAGTGTTCATGAAAAGTGTGCCACGCTGATGgatggcagaaaaacaaaacgtttaGATTACAGCACTAACACAGGGGCCGTTTAACGCCCATGCTAGAAAAGGACCAAGACAATCAGGGATATTGTCAGAAATTATCGAGAAGAATATTATGCGGTATTTATTCATTGTAAGTCTGTGTCACTGGTAATGTAAAAGTAGAATTAGTGGTCAGAGTGTGTGATGTTAACTTGCATTTTCGGCCAGAGAGCGCCTTACTCCATTCTTTCCAGCATGTATAAGAGAACAACTAATGCTGGgaatagatgaaaaaaaaaaaatcaagagtGTAATTATCATTTTCAGTGCTTTCATGATAATATCAGCAAACCAGTTACACAACATTATTACACATGGCTGGACTATTTCATTTAAATCCCAGCAGATATTGAGGTTAAAGGTGATTCTTGATTCAGTTTTCAAGTCATTTCATGCACAGGGTCCAACATGCATGAGCCATTTAAACACATCATCAAGACCAACAGAGTTTATATTTTCTACAAATTGAATTAAATAGATATGTTTGGCAGATAATCAACCCCGACTGAATATAGAATAAGTTTTAAGACGTGGGAGAACCTGGTTCGCCTTCACTGCGGATCTGTCCGGTCTGCGGtgactaaacacaaacactagaGGTCATTAGAGAGCTTTCACAGCGCTCCCAACTCAACTTTCTTCTCGATGAACTGCAAGCAGAATGTGAATGGAAGCACACGATTTGAATTTGGTTATTATGATAATTGTGTCATTCACTTTGTGCATTTACAGCAAGAACTCTGAGAAATCAGTCAGTATCCCCAAAGTTAAGAAAAATTTATAGAATGTATGATATACTAGAAAGAAATACTTATAATAGTTATagattgtaaatgtgtgtttgagtgtgagtgtgagtgtgtgtgtgtgtgtgtgtgtgtgtgtgtgtgtgtgggagaacgggtgtgtgcatgtgtgtatacatatgaAAAGCTTCAGCTTATGAGATTGAGGATAGAGGGACTAGTGGCAATACAGCAAGTGAAGATATATGACGAGCAAAGGGATTTTTGGGTAAGTAAGTACAGTAAGATGTACATCAAAGCTTGACACAAGGGCAGTGAGACTGAAAATTCAAACTGAGGGAGTCTGTATATCCTAGAAAACTCTTTTTAGACAAAGCAGGGGAGAaggaagttttaaaaaaaaaatcagaaaagtGAGGCGTTTGCCTCTTTGAAGGGAGCATTCAGGCTAACTGCACTATGTAGTGTCCTACACACAAGTTATGATGTACAGTAGACTCATGTGAATATCATGGCTTTTATATGTGTTGTTTATGCCAGCATACAAAGATGTTGCTCAAGAATATTAACTTATCTCTAAGGTATTACATAGTATTATCATctttattactgttattatatTATGGTGAACTGACAGAGAAAATATGTGCCATTTGAGCTTTCTTttatgtggtttttttttttactgtgtagaTAGCCTATTGGCCTATCATAATGGTGCAATCATAGCAACCCTGTCCAAAAATGATGTTCCTTTTGATGTAGGTGATAAATGTAGTTACAGTATTGCATTGTTTAGAGAACAAAATGCTACCGATTTTATACATGTTTCAAATTTATTGTTTGCATTTATGTTATTAGTACTGTTCTGGCTTGATTAAAAACCACCCCTTTGTTAAAATTCAGCAGAACTAATAAAGATATGTGAATAATTCAGCACTTTTTGTCACTGAGCAAATCATTTGTCCTGTGGTTAAGATTTGATTCTGGCAATCAGCTTTGAAGAGATTGACCAGAGGAAATATTTGGAGTCCTCCAAATATTGGACTATGGGATTATTCTAGGCACATATCCTTTAttacagtggttcccaacctggggctCAGGACCCCCTTAAGGAATAATTCCCAGGGGTTATGAGATAATTAATgaggtgaaaaaagaaaaaaactatttctgctacacaaaaCTAGCttcattttttcagacttttgctttttctctcttttttattttttacatttcttggTAATTACTGCAATTTCACTCAAGACCCCCAaaagtattaaaacaaaaaatactatTACTGTAACCTTTGGTTGACCtggccagtggtggaagaggtTTTCAGGTCTTGTACTCAAATAGACGTAGCAATACTAAATACTCAATTACGAGTAAAGGCCCTGCATTGAAAATATTAGTATTAATatataagtattatcagcaaaatatcaaaagtaaatgaTGCAGAATGTCCTCTGTTCGTACTTTATTATACATTatgttatttaattattagtattgatgcattaacatcatgggtagtttaatctgtagCAATGCATCTTATTTTACAGGCtagttatatttttttttgtaaaatttgAATCTGCACATTAACAAGGAACTACAGCAGTCACATAGTGGAGTACAAAGTAcaatttccctctgaaatgtagtgaagtacatgtataaagtagcataaaattgaAGTGCTCACTTAAAAGTACCTAGAAATTGATATGAATACTTAATAGAATTAAGGTTCTGGGCACTGAAATGATTTAAAGAAAGGTATAATGGTGATTGGCCATTTAAGATGTGCTGAGGTTAGGAACACATAAAAACAGCGGACAAGCAATTCAATTTAGCCTTTTTTATCTGGATTTactcaacaactgttgcaactcTCGGGCACTGACAAATTTCGCAATTACAAATTTGAAGCTTGAAGGTTGTCCCTTGTCGGCTGCCCTAGTTGTGTCGGCTGAACTAGCTAGTGGCTAGTAGCGATTAGCTACCTTCTAAAGTTGGTCAGACGAGCGTCAAAACAGCCAAGTTTGTCAACGGCCAAGCAAAGTAAGCTTTGTCTGCTTTAGTTTACTAAGCTAATGTTATCATTGTTTGCCTGGCTCAGCATTAGTAACGTTAGCCAACATCATATTGCTAACTACGTGTAGCGTATTTGGATGCACCTGCACTCCATAGCATACAGTCACAGCTAGCTAGGAGCGAAACGTACACGTTAGCTTTGGAATAGGAAACacaatgtaatgtttttaacGGACCAAGAATATATTTCTGTATGATGAATTAAAACGTAGTTATATCAGTTAGTTTCGTTATAGTTTCCAGTAGCTGGATAACTAACTTAATTAATTTAGTGAGGACTGCAACCATGTTAATTTCATTATCCGTCGgttttccagttattttctcgTTTACTCGTTAcattaatcgtttggtccataaaatgtctgaaaaagtgaaaagttgcCATCTCAAGTTCCCAGAGCTTAAGGTGATGTATTCAGGttggttgttttgtctgaccatcacttcaaacccacagatattCAATGAATCTAATACATTACGAATAacagcagaaaatcctcacatttgaaaaactggaAATATTGAATGTTTGGCATTACAGCTtgaaaaaatattcaatatataaGATTATATAAGATTAATCCATTATCAAAAAAGTTTTTAGAAAATTACTTTTCTTGAACTTGACTAATCTATTAACGACTAATATTTTCGGCTCTTCTTATCTTATTCTGTTCTTATCTGATAAATtttttgtccataaaatgtcaaattatagTAAAAGTCACCCATGTCAagtcaaatcaattttatttatatagcccaatatcacacaTTTGTCTCAGGGGGGCTTTACAACCTGTGCAGCATAGGACACCCTCTGTGCCTATCATAGTTTCATAGACCCAAACTTCAGTATTCATTTAACATTCTTTTGTCCACTGAACAGCCTGTAACCTAAATATATACAATTTTACagtgatatgaaacagagaaatgcagcaaatccttgcttttgaggagctggaaacaggaaatgtccTTTCATAAATTACTTATTTGGGCAATCGTTTATCTGAATTGtatgttgattgactaatcgattaatcagctaatcatttcagcagtAACCTTAGTGGCAGCCACAGAATTGAACTGTGTGCATAATGgataattcattttctgttttgaattACCAGGGATTTGCGCATTTTATTGAATTGAAAGTCACTATCTTCCTTTGTCATCACTATATTATTTAACACACTAATACTGTATGAACTGACCTCCTTGAACTCACTATTGTTGATAAAATGTCTGTCAGTGAAGGTCATTTTGAAAAGGGGTCAAATGTCTTGTGAACTAATAGgtggaaacacaacaaaaatgcaGAACAGTGTGGTGTACAAATGTGAGTCCGTATTCACTGAATGCCTCATTTGGCCTTGACCTGTTAGATGACTTTAAGTGACGCAAAGGAACATGTATAGCTCTAACATCAATTTGTGTCTTCTTAGGTGGGAGAATATGGTTGTGAATCTCTGTCTGCCGCACTTTTATACAACAGTTCATTGCAACAAGGTGCGACACATTTCATGGACCTATCACGTAACTGTACCTTCCTCAAGtaaagtttttatttactttcctgTCAGTTCTAATAATTTTGTAGTACAAAACTGCTGCAACACCCAGGTGACCTGTAGCAAGTTTTAGCAACAATGACTTAAGACATGAAACAGGCTAAAACACTAATTTCTACACTCGAGTAGTGTCTTATGAGAGCACCATTCACCTTATTTTTCCCTTCCAATATGTGCTGTAACAGGAAGAATCAATGTACATAGATGAGAGATAGCAAAGGATGGAGGTGGAGgactaagaaaagaaagaagcagagggACAAAGTGGTGTGTGGGAGACTGAATCATGACTGACCTTGTTCTGTTCTTTATTAGTATTTTGTAATCTGATCATGGCTGTATTTTCTCCACACTacttcaattacattttttttttttttttactcctacCGCAACCTTTTTGCcatcttttatattttccttCCACTCGATGTTTTACacgtttttttttagcatatcATAAATATTGCTTAGTCTGACTTGAATGTGCTGCTCTGAGCCATATTTCCAATAAGAAACTGAAACTTAAACATTTTCCAGAATTGGAAATATATTAGTAAGTATAAGTATTAACAGCATGGGTAAAATGAATACTTACAAATTAGCATCTTCGTAGTAAACCAATTTAAGTGGACAGACATATGAGGTTTTTCACGTATTACACCATAAAAATCAACAATTAACAATTCTGATGACTCTTTTTCTAGCATTTGAGAGCATTTTTCATTGTGTACTGTCcattaaaggcaaaataatCCATAAAATGATCTTGTACGTATATCgtttatatactgtagcttctctcttttagcttttaATTTCAAGCTTTCATTATGACTATAAACACCTATTTGATAAATTTTTTATGCAGCTGTGTGCAGATGGCTACGATGTCACAAACCTTGTGTCAGCCGACCCCGCTCTCCGAAGGCGGGGCTTCAAGCTGGAGTACTTCCTACGTCCACCTGTGCAGGTAAGTTTACGTTGttgtattcctttaaaagaTATTTACCAGTAGCCTCACAGATGAAAATATCTGACCTATAGGTGATAATGAGCCATTATATATTAAGCAAGAGTAGCACATTTTTCTCTTGTGGTATGGATTTGGTTTTATCTGTTATCTTGGTATTGTCCTTTTAATTCTAACAACATCCATACTATATTTTTAGCATCTTTactatttgaaaaatgtttaaaagtggATAGGAACTGTGGCCGATAATTAACAAATGAATATCCaatattttttcctcctttcctctcaggTGACGTTGAAGTTTGGCTTCCAGGT from the Enoplosus armatus isolate fEnoArm2 chromosome 4, fEnoArm2.hap1, whole genome shotgun sequence genome contains:
- the lzts3b gene encoding leucine zipper putative tumor suppressor 3, whose amino-acid sequence is MEREREREMQAVGLDVCGNIVGRGATEKTSVGMNTHHHREMAAARSDSENNPGSHNPPNHNPPKILPVSGKLEQAMQNNSGLVRPSAFKPVVPKSFHSMQNLVGQAGGTGSEGKTEARSEGFSESRRGRRGRDETGGESGEVPEALLLDQDSPVRVSRSEGGGNGNEVVQGGMSDSGRNSLTSLPTYTGSGSGCGPPAVLGPLSASTSHINRLGMVGAAAGLDKLEKPGYQNGLSASDSGRSSSGKSSSSYQRLSHLSDAPAPLRPSPSSDDIIQDLEDRLWEKEQEVQHMRRNLDQSEAAIIQVFEEKQRVWERQMDELRQNYASRLQQVTRRAQRSQTALQAQISRLSQDKRRLQEEMAALLAQREELERKCLDYRKEQADILPRLEETKWEVCQKAGEISLLKQQLRESQAEVTQRAGEMVALRGQLKELNAQLREREEAMLGLKDSYSSKSLELEKCEGELRRTLSEVSILREKLGVFEAEVLSLKRALSEASRGVEVVMSPNLAAAGLLPPWGIVHCTRNPSDSSTNSLTPTSDTLLSLQSDEAKAQRQEAQRQERQQREEAQWRDVQQRQDAHMQQDIRMRQDAQIRPEAQLRQEAQLRQEAHLRHEAQIRQEAQLRQEAQLRQEVQLRQEAQLCHEAQMRQEAQLRHEAQLCQEQLRQDAHQPQRVQEGHWDEAGELRRQLEQLQAALRLERQQRERQALNFDQERHTWQDEKERVLKYQAQLQLSYVETLQKNQALEKRMSQLGAKPTTTSTTTTITTTTTTSPTSSNSSPPPPALSPLSPQPTPTISGPIALTISPPCEDQKGPPSLHQLAPPWAGPSRLERIESTEI